The Oncorhynchus gorbuscha isolate QuinsamMale2020 ecotype Even-year unplaced genomic scaffold, OgorEven_v1.0 Un_scaffold_11724, whole genome shotgun sequence genome includes the window AAAACAGCCTCTCTTTACAACAACATGTTTAGAGTTTAGCTAATAGACGTCACCATGGAAACCTCATCCCACTCCCCTCTAAACAACATGTTTAGCAAATAGACTGTTAGTTTACACACTTCCTCTGTTCAAttataatgtgtttgtgtgtcttgtAGAGTGTTTTTATTTGCGTTTCCTCAGCACCAGATACATGAGTCCGCTGATGACAGTCATGGGGAAACTGATCCAGGCCAGGACGTAGGATGAGCCATATCCTCCCTTCCTTAGAGACTCCTCCGTAAAACCCTGCCTCTCTGCCGTGTAGATGGACGCTCCGATCATCACACACAGgcc containing:
- the LOC124030456 gene encoding epithelial membrane protein 2-like, translated to MILSTILCCVGFFVFILQLFRLKQGERFVFTAIIQLLASLCVMIGASIYTAERQGFTEESLRKGGYGSSYVLAWISFPMTVISGLMYLVLRKRK